In a single window of the Bactrocera dorsalis isolate Fly_Bdor chromosome 2, ASM2337382v1, whole genome shotgun sequence genome:
- the LOC125776647 gene encoding uncharacterized protein LOC125776647: protein MQLNARLNAVRKLHVCLNCLSDSHEVKNCKSMFNCNKCKQRHHSMIHRDQSEGVAQISDSTDPTEISTKSHVASIKANASNMPTSRSTLLGTAMVTICHNDSAFTVRALIDSGSEGTFVSGSLQKRLNLTRKKVSTRLSGLNNTVPGQVQSVCSITIGSPRNKSLRLEAEALVLPKLTGLLPSRSINPSIVKRLPNIPLADNNFYTSQKVDLLIGADLYPKIILNGVNSKIFGSLVAQRTVFGWIITGSVPSEETKINGKGDGQNSTMTQQQTQNHFCSKINTNFIFLQQQQHQQHQQQQQKQQDHASNDGETNDALGSSNHTDIHGGVFRAPGVGMQSYNGAHVSGSSSSQQHNMLQPQCNENPQKQKNGRIVIQINSSCSHFTRRSKVCPKRYDSLSRANSYMC from the coding sequence ATGCAGCTTAATGCACGATTAAATGCTGTCAGAAAACTCCACGTCTGCCTTAACTGTTTATCAGACTcacatgaagtcaaaaattgtaaaagtatgtttaattgtaataaatgtaaacagagacatcACTCTATGATTCACCGGGATCAGAGTGAGGGAGTAGCCCAGATATCTGACAGCACAGACCCTACTGAGATTTCCactaaatctcatgtggccTCTATTAAGGCCAATGCTTCGAATATGCCTACCAGTCGAAGCACgctcttaggtacagccatggtgaccatatgtcacaacGATAGCGCCTTCACTGTCAGAGCCCTGATCGATTCGGGATCTGAAGGGACCTTCGTAAGCGGAAGTCTACAAAAACGCTTAAATCTGACAAGAAAAAAGGTCAGCACCCGACTTTCAGGATTGAATAATACCGTGCCAGGACAAGTTCAATCGGTATGCTCGATCACAATTGGCTCGCCCCGTAACAAAAGTTTAAGACTAGAAGCGGAAGCGTTGGTACTGCCAAAATTGACTGGACTGCTTCCATCCAGATCAATAAACCCTTCAATTGTCAAAAGGTTACCTAATATCCCCTTGgcggataataatttctatacgagtcaaaaggttgacttgttgatcGGAGCAGATCTTTACCCGAAAATTATACTAAATGGGGTAAACTCGAAAATTTTTGGATCCCTCGTAGCACAACGTACAGTGTTCGGTTGGATTATAACAGGTTCCGTTCCCTCTGAAGAAACGAAGATAAATGGCAAAGGCGACGGACAAAATTCAACAATGactcaacaacaaacacaaaaccatttttgtagtaaaattaatactaattttatatttttacaacagcaacaacatcagcagcatcaacagcagcagcagaaaCAACAGGATCATGCCAGCAATGATGGCGAAACAAATGATGCGCTCGGCTCTTCGAATCACACCGATATCCATGGTGGCGTATTTCGAGCACCCGGCGTTGGGATGCAATCTTACAACGGTGCCCACGTATCTGGCAGTAGTTCgtcacaacaacacaacatgCTGCAGCCGCAATGCAACGAGAATCCGCAAAAGCAAAAGAACGGAAGAATTGTGATCCAGATAAACTCTTCTTGCTCTCACTTTACGAGGAGATCAAAAGTGTGCCCGAAGAGATACGACTCGTTGTCAAGGGCGAACTCATACATGTGCTAA